A single region of the Lycium barbarum isolate Lr01 chromosome 2, ASM1917538v2, whole genome shotgun sequence genome encodes:
- the LOC132628811 gene encoding F-box/FBD/LRR-repeat protein At1g13570-like, producing MVMVVMIGSRRGCDRCWRLRRNRGRSTNNYLAENNMNYYNVGCDTDRLSELPRHLIDDILNHMTIKEIAKMSVLSRKWNRIWSTHPIIVLDRWFHEEINCRNRSSSSDIFDFKSIVNNIILQHTGPIVKFILDISGVGSDDRDINSWLRYVSNNGVKELRIENSIHSTYTLPYFLFNSGKLSHLDITNCAFKMPLAATSFKNLVRLDLNQISFDPTLVYTIFEAPLLLTMLFTNCNGLQYLNIFASQLLGLHIVDSHYVDLNILKAYTELKVLTIVSCDKIQHNEFWRRFTLKEIICSFPKLTGFCFNSTFFKVN from the exons ATGGTGATGGTGGTGATGATTGGTAGTCGTCGTGGTTGTGATCGATGCTGGAG ATTAAGGAGGAACCGTGGAAGATCAACAAACAATTATCTTGCCGAAAACAATATGAATTATTACAATGTAGGATGTGATACTGATAGACTATCCGAGTTGCCACGACACCTCATAGATGATATTTTAAATCATATGACCATCAAGGAAATTGCTAAGATGAGCGTGTTATCACGAAAATGGAACCGTATATGGTCTACACATCCAATTATCGTGCTAGATCGCTGGTTTCATGAGGAAATAAATTGCCGAAATCGATCATCATCCTCTGACATTTTTGACTTCAAAAGTATTGTCAACAACATCATTTTGCAACATACAGGCCCAATTGTCAAGTTTATCCTTGACATATCAGGTGTAGGTTCAGATGACCGGGACATCAATTCATGGCTACGATACGTCTCCAACAATGGTGTTAAGGAACTTAGAATCGAAAATTCAATCCACTCCACATATACTTTGCCATATTTCTTATTCAATTCTGGAAAATTGAGTCATTTGGACATCACCAATTGTGCCTTCAAGATGCCCCTTGCCGCTACATCATTTAAGAATCTTGTGAGGCTTGATCTAAACCAAATAAGCTTTGACCCAACTTTGGTGTATACCATCTTTGAGGCTCCACTGCTCCTGACCATGTTGTTTACAAATTGTAATGGTCTCCAGTACCTTAATATCTTCGCGTCGCAGCTACTTGGCTTGCACATTGTTGATAGTCATTATGTTGATTTGAACATCCTCAAAGCCTATACTGAGCTGAAAGTGTTGACTATTGTGTCATGCGACAAAATCCAGCACAATGAATTTTGGAGAAGGTTTACATTGAAAGAAATTATTTGTTCGTTCCCTAAACTTACCGGGTTTTGCTTCAACAGTACTTTCTTCAAG GTGAActga